One window from the genome of Acidihalobacter ferrooxydans encodes:
- a CDS encoding threonine aldolase family protein, with translation MMPRVTENRQQFASDNLAGMCPESAYWFNLANASGHVPAYGDDEWTESVCQAMRELFHADCDVYFVFNGTAANSLALASLCQSYHSVICSHVAHVETDECGGPEFFSNGSKLLVAETADGEDAGKLTPEAVEALILKRKDIHYPKPKVVTLTQTTELGTVYTVEQVRAITDAAKAHGLRVHMDGARFANAVAALGCDPADLTWRAGVDVLCFGGTKNGLPVGEAVVFFDRKLSEDFAYRVKQAGQLASKMRFISAPWLGLLEDDTWLANARHANAMARRLYERLQAIPGVEALRAPEANAVFASLPPGTAQRLREQGWSFYEFIAGGGCRFMCAWDTRPESIDAFAVAIAAAV, from the coding sequence ATGATGCCCCGTGTGACTGAAAACCGGCAGCAGTTCGCCAGCGACAATCTGGCGGGTATGTGCCCCGAGTCCGCCTACTGGTTCAACCTGGCGAACGCCAGCGGCCATGTGCCCGCTTACGGCGACGACGAGTGGACGGAATCGGTCTGCCAGGCGATGCGCGAGTTATTCCACGCCGACTGCGATGTGTATTTCGTTTTCAACGGCACGGCGGCCAATTCGCTGGCTCTCGCAAGCCTGTGCCAGAGCTACCACTCGGTGATTTGCAGTCACGTCGCGCATGTGGAGACCGACGAGTGCGGCGGGCCGGAATTTTTTTCCAACGGTTCCAAACTGCTGGTCGCCGAAACGGCGGATGGCGAGGACGCCGGCAAGCTCACACCCGAGGCTGTCGAGGCGCTGATTCTCAAGCGCAAGGATATCCATTATCCGAAACCCAAGGTGGTTACCCTGACGCAGACGACGGAGCTGGGCACGGTCTATACCGTCGAGCAGGTGCGTGCTATCACGGATGCGGCCAAGGCGCACGGACTGCGCGTACATATGGATGGCGCGCGCTTCGCCAATGCCGTGGCCGCGCTGGGCTGCGATCCTGCGGACCTGACATGGCGGGCTGGCGTCGACGTCTTGTGCTTCGGGGGGACCAAGAACGGACTGCCGGTGGGTGAGGCCGTGGTGTTCTTCGATCGCAAGCTCAGCGAAGACTTCGCCTACCGTGTCAAGCAGGCGGGCCAGCTGGCATCCAAAATGCGCTTCATATCCGCACCCTGGCTGGGTTTGCTGGAGGACGATACCTGGCTTGCCAACGCGCGCCACGCCAACGCGATGGCCAGGCGCCTCTACGAAAGACTGCAAGCGATCCCCGGCGTTGAGGCGCTGCGCGCGCCCGAGGCCAATGCGGTTTTCGCCTCGCTACCGCCGGGTACGGCTCAGCGTCTGCGCGAACAGGGCTGGAGCTTCTACGAGTTTATCGCCGGCGGTGGTTGTCGTTTCATGTGTGCCTGGGATACGCGGCCGGAATCCATCGACGCGTTTGCTGTGGCAATCGCGGCCGCCGTTTGA
- a CDS encoding FUSC family protein: MKQMALGALAGIVSAFFLQFLILPQMDGFTLWAASLLPFILVGFYLYTRPTLSGIGTGFMVFLSLMLMQVDAMNFSAVGYFDLALGLFFGLLGALMGFILFAGVYGSRWLQNRLRSKLRLQVVRTCHESLDGLLGRFESASRDVLFQIAGLTPPGSSASRHLLASALSMQEIGRAVIELRQHLAHVSDAPLSARVLDDVAAVYATPSTQHYRQALNSINAALDSTAHDAPETAHLHLIRLALLDARAVLSADPTHGKSQPRSMTYAA, translated from the coding sequence ATGAAGCAGATGGCTCTCGGCGCTCTGGCTGGCATCGTGTCCGCCTTCTTTCTGCAGTTCCTGATTTTGCCGCAGATGGATGGATTCACATTGTGGGCCGCGAGCCTGCTGCCGTTCATCCTGGTGGGATTTTATCTGTACACGCGCCCGACTCTGTCGGGCATCGGAACCGGCTTCATGGTGTTCCTCTCGCTCATGCTGATGCAGGTCGACGCGATGAATTTCAGCGCAGTGGGGTATTTCGACTTAGCATTGGGTCTGTTCTTCGGCCTGCTCGGCGCATTGATGGGCTTCATCCTGTTCGCAGGCGTGTATGGCAGCCGATGGCTGCAGAACCGTTTGCGCAGCAAGTTACGGCTGCAAGTGGTTCGCACCTGCCACGAGTCACTGGACGGTCTGCTCGGGCGCTTCGAGAGCGCCAGTCGCGATGTGCTTTTTCAGATCGCTGGCCTGACCCCACCGGGCAGCAGCGCCTCGCGCCACCTGCTGGCCAGTGCGCTGAGCATGCAGGAGATCGGCCGCGCCGTGATCGAACTGCGCCAGCACCTGGCGCATGTCAGTGACGCGCCGCTGTCGGCACGCGTGCTGGACGATGTCGCTGCGGTCTACGCAACCCCTTCCACGCAACATTACCGCCAGGCGCTGAACTCGATAAACGCCGCGCTCGACTCCACGGCGCACGATGCGCCTGAAACAGCGCATCTGCATTTGATCCGCCTCGCCCTGCTTGATGCCCGCGCGGTGCTCAGCGCCGACCCCACACACGGTAAGTCCCAACCAAGGTCAATGACGTATGCCGCGTGA
- a CDS encoding ammonium transporter → MAANWLSPGDTAWQLTAATIVGLQSVPGLALLYGGIVKKKWAVNSAFMVFYAFAAVLIAWLLWAYNMGFGHQLLPFVGFPHPIATMADELKQAAIPAAGATAAFPMSAMVYFQFVFAAITLILIAGSVLGRMSFLAWMLFVPAWLTLSYTVGAFSLWGGGWLAQMGVIDYSGGYVIHLAAGIAGFTAAAVIGPRLPRDRENFLPNNVLIFLAGAGLLWLGWNGFNGGDPYAASADAGAAVLNTNVTTAMSLLVWTVLDYTYFGKPSAVGAVQGMITGLVAITPAAGFINGYEAILLGILSGSIPWFTMNVLGKKMALFRKVDDTLGVFHTHAVAGLLGGIFTGFFATKAGTAAFGVAGDYGLIYGNAYQVVKQLIGAGFIIVLNVVMTYIILKIIGFFVPLRMKEEDLLIGDDAIHGEEAYAFYGEGDRKPVRGD, encoded by the coding sequence ATGGCGGCAAATTGGCTAAGCCCGGGCGATACAGCCTGGCAACTCACCGCGGCCACGATCGTTGGGCTGCAAAGCGTGCCGGGCCTGGCGCTTTTGTATGGTGGAATCGTCAAGAAGAAATGGGCGGTCAATTCCGCTTTCATGGTCTTCTATGCTTTCGCGGCGGTTCTGATCGCGTGGCTGTTGTGGGCCTATAACATGGGTTTTGGACACCAGTTATTGCCCTTCGTCGGCTTTCCTCACCCGATCGCCACCATGGCCGACGAACTCAAACAGGCAGCGATTCCCGCCGCAGGCGCAACAGCGGCCTTTCCGATGTCGGCGATGGTTTACTTCCAGTTCGTATTCGCCGCAATCACGCTCATCCTGATCGCCGGTTCCGTACTCGGACGCATGAGCTTTCTGGCCTGGATGCTCTTCGTCCCGGCCTGGCTGACGTTGTCCTATACCGTCGGCGCGTTCAGCTTGTGGGGCGGCGGCTGGCTGGCGCAGATGGGCGTAATCGACTATTCCGGCGGCTACGTTATTCATCTGGCGGCAGGCATCGCGGGCTTCACGGCGGCGGCTGTCATAGGACCACGGCTGCCCCGGGATCGGGAGAACTTTCTGCCGAACAACGTGTTGATTTTCCTTGCCGGCGCCGGTCTTCTCTGGCTCGGCTGGAATGGCTTCAACGGCGGCGATCCGTATGCGGCCAGCGCCGATGCGGGCGCAGCAGTACTCAACACCAATGTGACCACCGCAATGAGCCTGCTCGTGTGGACCGTGCTGGATTACACATACTTCGGGAAGCCTTCGGCAGTAGGCGCGGTGCAGGGCATGATCACCGGCCTGGTGGCAATCACACCGGCCGCTGGCTTCATCAACGGCTATGAGGCGATTCTGCTCGGCATCCTGTCCGGTTCGATCCCCTGGTTCACGATGAACGTCCTGGGCAAAAAAATGGCGCTGTTCCGCAAGGTGGACGACACCCTCGGCGTGTTCCACACCCACGCGGTGGCCGGTCTGCTCGGCGGCATCTTCACCGGCTTCTTCGCAACCAAGGCGGGTACTGCCGCGTTCGGCGTGGCCGGCGACTATGGGCTGATCTACGGCAATGCCTATCAGGTCGTCAAACAACTGATCGGCGCCGGCTTCATCATCGTGCTGAACGTGGTGATGACCTACATCATTCTCAAAATCATTGGCTTCTTCGTGCCGCTGAGAATGAAAGAAGAAGACCTGCTGATCGGCGACGACGCCATTCACGGCGAAGAAGCCTACGCCTTCTATGGCGAGGGAGACCGCAAACCGGTTCGCGGCGACTGA
- a CDS encoding MarR family winged helix-turn-helix transcriptional regulator, which translates to MTEQHTTFERLAAIEQRIDATQARFPEFPRRTALILRLIRHVHSEGQDMLNAQLRPFGLCYSEYGILMMLYSNAGHGINPSELSVASGEKGANLTRICNALFKRGLIDRVPSLEDRRKVVLSLSTQGEALIERLLPVISAESEQHLNGFGTDDLAQLEDLLKRMLENMEQHAARRPE; encoded by the coding sequence ATGACAGAGCAGCACACCACTTTTGAGCGTCTCGCGGCAATCGAGCAGCGCATCGACGCGACTCAGGCCCGATTTCCGGAGTTCCCGCGTCGGACAGCGCTGATCCTCCGCCTGATCCGGCACGTGCATAGCGAAGGGCAGGATATGCTCAACGCGCAATTGCGTCCGTTCGGCCTGTGCTACAGCGAATACGGCATCCTGATGATGCTGTACAGCAACGCGGGCCATGGCATCAATCCCTCGGAACTGAGCGTGGCCAGCGGCGAGAAAGGGGCCAATCTGACCCGCATCTGTAACGCGCTTTTCAAGCGCGGCCTGATCGATCGCGTACCCAGCCTCGAAGATCGCCGCAAGGTCGTACTCTCACTGAGCACGCAGGGCGAGGCGCTGATCGAGCGACTGCTGCCGGTCATTTCAGCGGAATCGGAGCAGCACCTGAATGGCTTCGGCACCGACGATCTTGCGCAGCTTGAAGACTTGCTCAAACGTATGCTCGAAAATATGGAGCAGCATGCCGCGCGGAGGCCGGAATGA
- a CDS encoding FUSC family protein, translating into MSAGLTATWPAQLRAGITDGLRGAGRDWLFAVKASAAMLVAAWLAMYLQLELPAITMMTVAVVIHPQSGMVLSKAFYRAIGTLVGSLVGLLLIALFPQQHVLFLAAMAVWIGLCAAGASLYRNFKSYAFVLAGYTAAMVALPIMGTPEQGFTAATMRISEVLLGLLVAGVFSDVVFPQRLSDVLSQTLRRQFAEFLGFVAGSVDGVHDRATLEALHLRIVREVVQIEGLRSSVVFEHAGVRLRNPRLRRLNHAFMVASTTYQSLQHLLNRLDSAPRVSVRNALLTAFEPVAAGLDAALAADRIRERARILAQRMRALEADLPVTLNTAHTRLEGHEARLDYAAGMELLTRFVREMRDYAEAYSSLASPTTNENVAPHRFTHDSDLASAGLAAVRAMTVIAVMSVFWFLTAATFGAWALMLGRFFRRCCPVRRIHSPQ; encoded by the coding sequence ATGAGCGCTGGCCTGACTGCGACATGGCCTGCGCAACTGCGCGCCGGAATCACCGACGGTCTGCGTGGCGCCGGGCGCGATTGGTTGTTCGCCGTCAAGGCATCGGCGGCCATGCTGGTGGCAGCCTGGCTGGCGATGTATCTACAGCTGGAACTTCCCGCCATCACGATGATGACGGTCGCCGTCGTCATCCATCCGCAAAGCGGCATGGTACTGAGCAAAGCCTTCTACCGCGCAATCGGCACGCTCGTGGGGTCGCTGGTAGGCTTGCTGCTGATCGCGCTGTTTCCGCAGCAACACGTGCTGTTCCTGGCTGCCATGGCGGTGTGGATCGGTCTGTGCGCCGCCGGGGCGTCGCTGTACCGTAATTTCAAGTCCTATGCGTTCGTACTCGCGGGTTACACCGCTGCCATGGTGGCCTTGCCGATCATGGGAACGCCCGAGCAGGGTTTCACAGCGGCCACGATGCGCATCAGCGAAGTGCTCCTCGGCCTGCTGGTGGCGGGCGTGTTCAGCGATGTGGTATTCCCGCAACGGTTAAGCGATGTGCTAAGCCAGACGCTACGGCGCCAGTTTGCCGAGTTTCTGGGATTCGTGGCAGGCTCGGTCGATGGCGTGCATGACCGGGCAACGCTGGAGGCCTTGCACCTGCGCATCGTGCGCGAAGTCGTGCAGATAGAGGGATTGCGCAGTTCCGTGGTGTTCGAGCATGCCGGCGTACGCCTGCGCAATCCGCGGCTTAGGCGTCTTAACCACGCCTTCATGGTCGCGTCCACAACCTACCAATCGCTCCAGCATCTGCTGAACCGGCTGGATAGCGCGCCTCGGGTATCCGTGCGCAACGCGCTGCTCACAGCGTTCGAGCCGGTCGCCGCGGGGCTTGATGCCGCGCTCGCAGCAGACCGGATACGGGAGCGGGCACGTATTCTTGCGCAGCGAATGCGTGCCCTGGAAGCCGATCTCCCGGTCACACTGAATACGGCACATACACGGCTTGAGGGGCATGAAGCGCGGCTGGATTACGCCGCGGGCATGGAATTACTGACGCGTTTCGTGCGCGAAATGCGTGACTATGCCGAGGCCTACTCCAGTCTGGCCTCGCCAACGACGAACGAGAATGTAGCGCCGCACCGTTTCACGCACGACAGCGATTTGGCCAGTGCCGGCCTGGCTGCCGTGCGCGCGATGACCGTCATTGCCGTGATGAGCGTGTTCTGGTTCCTGACCGCAGCGACCTTCGGCGCCTGGGCGTTGATGCTGGGGCGATTCTTTCGGCGCTGCTGTCCAGTGCGCCGAATCCATTCGCCGCAATGA
- a CDS encoding TatD family hydrolase, translating into MELVDICFNFAHDAFRADEHAVLRRAVEAGVTRLLCTGSDLEDSERSVALAEHFPEHLYATVGVHPHRAVTWDAATADALRRLAVEHPRVRAIGEAGLDFNRDYSPRDRQEQAFEGQLELAIELGLPLFLHEREAHERFIAILRRYRHRIGKAVVHCFTGTEAELLAYLDLDLHIGITGWICDERRGHHLREFIHHIPPHRLMIETDAPYLLPRDLHPKPRSRRNEPMYLPHILQTIATAVDRPVSAIAKETTATARAFYRL; encoded by the coding sequence ATGGAACTCGTCGACATCTGCTTCAACTTTGCCCACGACGCCTTCCGGGCGGACGAACACGCCGTGCTCAGGCGCGCCGTCGAGGCCGGCGTCACGCGCCTGCTCTGCACCGGCTCCGACCTCGAAGACAGTGAGCGCTCGGTCGCACTGGCCGAGCACTTTCCCGAACACCTGTACGCGACCGTCGGCGTGCATCCGCACCGCGCGGTTACCTGGGATGCCGCCACCGCAGACGCCCTGCGCCGGCTCGCCGTCGAACATCCCAGGGTGCGCGCCATCGGCGAGGCCGGGCTGGACTTCAACCGCGACTACTCACCGCGCGACCGCCAGGAACAGGCCTTCGAAGGGCAACTCGAACTAGCCATCGAACTGGGCCTGCCCCTCTTTCTGCACGAGCGCGAGGCGCACGAGCGTTTCATCGCCATCCTGCGCCGTTACCGCCACCGCATAGGCAAGGCCGTCGTGCACTGCTTCACAGGCACCGAGGCCGAACTGCTCGCCTACCTCGACCTCGACCTGCACATCGGCATTACCGGCTGGATCTGCGACGAACGCCGCGGCCATCATCTGCGCGAGTTCATCCACCACATCCCCCCACACCGCCTGATGATCGAGACCGATGCGCCCTATCTGCTGCCCCGCGACCTGCACCCGAAGCCACGCTCGCGGCGCAACGAGCCGATGTATCTGCCACACATTCTGCAAACCATCGCCACCGCGGTCGACCGGCCGGTCAGCGCCATAGCGAAAGAGACAACGGCCACCGCGCGCGCGTTCTACCGACTCTGA
- a CDS encoding HlyD family secretion protein translates to MSIASATRLALTLIVVAIAATLAYLLWQRYMNSPWTRDGRVHVKVLKIAPDVSGRIVAVDVKDDEFVHQGAVLFRIDPARFAIAVQQARANLDAAQAALQAAVANVEQSTAAIAQAQAGYAMRKRDAERLEHSQNAVSRQKLADARYRAQAAHAALRVAQAHQAQAQAAHAQAQAALDRAQAALSLAKLNLRRTTVRAPADGYVTHLRTYAGDYAHAGVVSIALIDSHDFWVTGYFEETKIGHIRIGQRAEIHLLDGTRLQGTVAGIARGIANSGGTTGGDGLANVTPTFTWVRLAQRIPVRIQIDAASLPRNIVLAAGMTATIVIKEHGARRRTHRTSEIAGSTT, encoded by the coding sequence ATGAGTATTGCCTCAGCGACCCGACTCGCGTTGACGCTAATCGTCGTGGCCATCGCGGCCACCCTGGCCTACCTGTTGTGGCAACGCTATATGAACTCGCCATGGACACGCGACGGTCGCGTCCATGTCAAAGTCCTGAAAATCGCACCGGACGTATCCGGGCGTATCGTTGCGGTCGACGTCAAGGATGACGAATTTGTGCATCAGGGTGCGGTGCTGTTTCGCATCGATCCCGCTCGCTTCGCCATCGCCGTTCAGCAAGCCAGGGCCAATCTTGACGCCGCGCAGGCTGCGTTACAGGCTGCCGTCGCAAATGTCGAGCAGAGCACGGCGGCGATTGCCCAGGCCCAGGCCGGCTATGCCATGCGCAAGCGGGACGCCGAACGCCTGGAGCACAGCCAGAACGCGGTATCGCGCCAGAAGCTGGCCGATGCGCGCTACAGGGCGCAAGCGGCACATGCCGCCCTGCGCGTGGCCCAGGCACACCAGGCTCAGGCGCAAGCCGCCCACGCCCAGGCGCAAGCGGCTCTGGATCGGGCGCAGGCAGCGCTGTCCTTAGCCAAACTGAATCTCAGGCGAACCACTGTGCGCGCCCCGGCAGATGGCTATGTCACACATCTGCGCACCTATGCCGGTGATTATGCGCATGCCGGCGTGGTATCCATCGCCTTGATCGACAGCCATGATTTCTGGGTGACCGGCTATTTCGAAGAAACCAAAATCGGACACATACGGATCGGGCAGCGCGCCGAAATTCATTTGCTCGATGGCACGCGTCTGCAGGGTACGGTGGCGGGTATCGCCCGCGGCATCGCCAACAGCGGCGGCACGACAGGCGGTGACGGCCTGGCCAACGTGACGCCTACCTTCACCTGGGTACGCCTGGCGCAGCGCATCCCGGTACGCATCCAGATCGATGCGGCATCGCTTCCGCGCAACATCGTGCTGGCGGCGGGGATGACAGCAACCATCGTGATCAAAGAGCATGGCGCGCGACGCCGTACTCACCGCACTTCGGAAATAGCCGGTTCGACGACCTGA
- a CDS encoding DUF1656 domain-containing protein, which translates to MPRELSVFGALMPSLLFVFVFSLLLQWGVDHLSARFGLYRHIWNPPLLRLAVFVCLFCTLGLLALN; encoded by the coding sequence ATGCCGCGTGAACTCTCCGTGTTCGGCGCGCTGATGCCGAGTCTGCTATTCGTCTTTGTGTTCAGTCTGCTGCTGCAATGGGGCGTCGATCACCTAAGTGCGCGATTCGGACTGTACCGGCACATCTGGAACCCGCCACTGCTGCGCCTGGCCGTGTTCGTGTGCCTTTTCTGCACACTCGGCCTGCTGGCCTTGAACTGA